From Triticum dicoccoides isolate Atlit2015 ecotype Zavitan unplaced genomic scaffold, WEW_v2.0 scaffold36032, whole genome shotgun sequence, the proteins below share one genomic window:
- the LOC119346001 gene encoding dirigent protein 6-like yields MAAVPPNVEVSIVPAPTTYRKTILRNLWLGRTGDDTQKSLLEVAKFGHYVVVNWTVFEGEGNGAKLVARGQGSTICAGSWISTYVIVFVDGRFKGSTLQVMGNALGVNGQLAVTGGTGEFALASGIIKVDFDKLTGVDHLTVEVYTPVFLGPCYAAAEN; encoded by the exons ATGGCGGCCGTTCCTCCTAATGTCGAGGTCTCCATTGTCCCTGCACCCACTACATACAGAAAGACTATCCTCCGCAACCTGTGGTTGGGCCGCACTGGTGATGACACCCAGAAATCCCTTCTTGAGGTGGCCAAGTTTGGGCATTACGTTGTTGTCAACTGGACCGTATTTGAAGGAGAGGGCAACGGGGCGAAGCTAGTCGCCCGTGGACAAGGAAGCACCATATGCGCCGGTAGCTGGATATCTACTTACGTCATAGTGTTTGTGGATGGCAG GTTCAAAGGATCCACCCTTCAAGTGATGGGAAACGCCTTGGGTGTTAATGGTCAGTTGGCTGTTACTGGTGGGACTGGGGAGTTTGCTCTTGCAAGTGGTATCATCAAGGTGGATTTTGACAAACTTACTGGTGTTGACCACCTTACGGTGGAAGTGTATACACCAGTGTTCTTAGGACCGTGTTATGCAGCAGCGGAGAATTAG